One segment of Monomorium pharaonis isolate MP-MQ-018 chromosome 6, ASM1337386v2, whole genome shotgun sequence DNA contains the following:
- the LOC105841080 gene encoding testis-expressed protein 10 homolog isoform X1, translating to MSKNHKHLKRLKSEKAKVKLKAKKSVERLPKGSNVTNTLFKVKKILIREQLKRRDETEIVSTRKLCIDDLLTRFRHHNSTVREDALKQLREILLQHPPRSLHSRLNSLLRGIVALSLDKDKDVRTNCFYVLDFILGHISNEQLTPLSEIVTSYLNCAMTHIDPRVKEDSLLFLDVLVKNCGSVVARDSHKILPNFLSMICRLHNEVGPGVRLTMSLNAKSTDVKWRIKVLERLANVFILVVNYRKLCSSTRSNMVLPTVRAKKYTPVYSNGATRVCEINFDNDVNSIDNRAKETLPIEEFVKYVDLLMPLMFNIWLEVCLKNEKDDSHTEITLPSDGVALLKSIVVIIRSMTEYIDTLDHDDYDVKRMKRWFKDTFHDAYMKHFLSRFPYDEPKPLINESRKRQKDFSQTEFTEGCLEQNLGLCQIQAWFTSLFSHNKQFSKSTKTHCASIIRYLNDAIENWCDSSVLPQLTNLLRTLFLKAGPVWHANCINLSHTLRLIIEASSRLSKKESQSHFYLIISDIMLESDLNELQRESAFKNFVAILPSLLLEPSIDDVVIRMIGQIVARFKEWIQKELMAKQESIIALFFSANINKIEIIGSHDDKQSRLMICNLFYFLDSQIYY from the exons ATGAGTAAGAATCATAAACATTTGAAACGCCTAAAATCAGAAAAggcaaaagtaaaattaaaagcaaagaaaTCTGTTGAGCGTTTACCAAAAGGCTCGAATGTTACGAACACGttgtttaaagtaaaaaagatactCATACGTGAACAGTTAAAGCGACGAGATGAAACAGAAATTGTCAGCACTCGCAAATTATGTATCGAT GATTTATTAACGCGTTTTCGGCATCACAATTCGACTGTGAGAGAAGATGCTTTGAAACAGTTGAGAGAAATCTTGTTGCAACATCCTCCAAGATCTTTACATTCACGATTGAATTCTTTGTTACGTGGTATTGTAGCGTTATCTCTTGATAAAGACAAAGATGTGCGAACGAATTGTTTTTATGTGCTCGATTTTATTCTTGGCCATATTTCGAATGAACAATTGACACCCTTGAGTGAAATTGTAACATCTTACTTGAATTGTGCCATGACGCATATCGATCCACGTGTGAAGGAAGATTCTTTACTCTTCTTAGATgtacttgtaaaaaattgtggTAGTGTCGTAGCAAGGGATAGCCATAAGATACTAcccaattttttaagtatgatATGCAGGTTACATAATGAAGTTGGACCTGGAGTGCGATTAACAATGTCATTAAATGCCAAAAGCACTGATGTAAAATGGAGAATTAAAGTTCTGGAACGTTTGGCTAATGTGTTTATCTTAGTTGTAAACTATAGAAAGCTTTGTTCGAGTACGCGATCGAATATGGTGCTTCCAACTGTGAGAGCTAAAAAGTATACTCCTGTGTATAGCAACGGTGCTACTCGAGTTTGCGAAATTAATTTCGACAATGATGTGAACTCGATAGATAATCGCGCGAAGGAAACTCTACCGATAGAGGAATTCGTAAAATATGTAGACTTATTGATGCCACTAATGTTCAATATTTGGCTTGAAGTATGCctgaaaaatgaaaaggatGACAGTCACACTGAGATTACACTTCCGAGCGATGGAGTCGCATTATTGAAAAGCATCGTCGTAATTATACGATCCATGACGGAGTATATTGATACGTTGGATCACGACGATTACGATGTCAAACGTATGAAACGCTGGTTTAAAGATACGTTTCACGATGcctatatgaaacattttctaTCAAGATTTCCGTACGATGAACCAAAGCCACTTATTAATGAATCCAGAAAGCgtcaaaaagatttttctcAAACGGAATTTACAGAAGGATGTTTAGAACAGAATTTGGGACTTTGTCAAATTCAAGCATGGTTTACGTCACTGTTTAGCCATAACAAGCAATTTTCCAAATCTACTAAGACTCACTGTGCATccattataagatatttaaatg aTGCTATTGAAAATTGGTGCGACTCATCTGTGTTACCGCAACTAACTAACCTTTTAAGAACTTTATTCTTGAAAGCCGGTCCAGTTTGGCATGCCAACTGTATTAATTTAAGTCATACTCTAAGATTGATTATTGAGGCATCTTCTCGTTTATCTAAGAAAGAATCGCAATCGCATTTCTATCTGATTATTAGTGATATTATGTTGGAAAGTGATTTAAATGAGTTACAGAG AGAGAGTGCGTTTAAAAACTTTGTTGCCATATTACCGAGTTTACTCTTGGAACCAAGCATAGATGACGTCGTTATACGTATGATTGGTCAAATAGTTGCACGTTTTAAGGAATGGATCCAGAAAGAATTAATGGCTAAGCAAGAATCTATTATCG ctttattcttttcagcgaatattaacaaaatcgaAATTATAGGTTCACACGATGATAAACAATCCAGGCTCATGATCTGTAatctattttactttttagatTCGCAGatttactattaa
- the LOC105841080 gene encoding testis-expressed protein 10 homolog isoform X2: MSKNHKHLKRLKSEKAKVKLKAKKSVERLPKGSNVTNTLFKVKKILIREQLKRRDETEIVSTRKLCIDDLLTRFRHHNSTVREDALKQLREILLQHPPRSLHSRLNSLLRGIVALSLDKDKDVRTNCFYVLDFILGHISNEQLTPLSEIVTSYLNCAMTHIDPRVKEDSLLFLDVLVKNCGSVVARDSHKILPNFLSMICRLHNEVGPGVRLTMSLNAKSTDVKWRIKVLERLANVFILVVNYRKLCSSTRSNMVLPTVRAKKYTPVYSNGATRVCEINFDNDVNSIDNRAKETLPIEEFVKYVDLLMPLMFNIWLEVCLKNEKDDSHTEITLPSDGVALLKSIVVIIRSMTEYIDTLDHDDYDVKRMKRWFKDTFHDAYMKHFLSRFPYDEPKPLINESRKRQKDFSQTEFTEGCLEQNLGLCQIQAWFTSLFSHNKQFSKSTKTHCASIIRYLNDAIENWCDSSVLPQLTNLLRTLFLKAGPVWHANCINLSHTLRLIIEASSRLSKKESQSHFYLIISDIMLESDLNELQRESAFKNFVAILPSLLLEPSIDDVVIRMIGQIVARFKEWIQKELMAKQESIIANINKIEIIGSHDDKQSRLMICNLFYFLDSQIYY, from the exons ATGAGTAAGAATCATAAACATTTGAAACGCCTAAAATCAGAAAAggcaaaagtaaaattaaaagcaaagaaaTCTGTTGAGCGTTTACCAAAAGGCTCGAATGTTACGAACACGttgtttaaagtaaaaaagatactCATACGTGAACAGTTAAAGCGACGAGATGAAACAGAAATTGTCAGCACTCGCAAATTATGTATCGAT GATTTATTAACGCGTTTTCGGCATCACAATTCGACTGTGAGAGAAGATGCTTTGAAACAGTTGAGAGAAATCTTGTTGCAACATCCTCCAAGATCTTTACATTCACGATTGAATTCTTTGTTACGTGGTATTGTAGCGTTATCTCTTGATAAAGACAAAGATGTGCGAACGAATTGTTTTTATGTGCTCGATTTTATTCTTGGCCATATTTCGAATGAACAATTGACACCCTTGAGTGAAATTGTAACATCTTACTTGAATTGTGCCATGACGCATATCGATCCACGTGTGAAGGAAGATTCTTTACTCTTCTTAGATgtacttgtaaaaaattgtggTAGTGTCGTAGCAAGGGATAGCCATAAGATACTAcccaattttttaagtatgatATGCAGGTTACATAATGAAGTTGGACCTGGAGTGCGATTAACAATGTCATTAAATGCCAAAAGCACTGATGTAAAATGGAGAATTAAAGTTCTGGAACGTTTGGCTAATGTGTTTATCTTAGTTGTAAACTATAGAAAGCTTTGTTCGAGTACGCGATCGAATATGGTGCTTCCAACTGTGAGAGCTAAAAAGTATACTCCTGTGTATAGCAACGGTGCTACTCGAGTTTGCGAAATTAATTTCGACAATGATGTGAACTCGATAGATAATCGCGCGAAGGAAACTCTACCGATAGAGGAATTCGTAAAATATGTAGACTTATTGATGCCACTAATGTTCAATATTTGGCTTGAAGTATGCctgaaaaatgaaaaggatGACAGTCACACTGAGATTACACTTCCGAGCGATGGAGTCGCATTATTGAAAAGCATCGTCGTAATTATACGATCCATGACGGAGTATATTGATACGTTGGATCACGACGATTACGATGTCAAACGTATGAAACGCTGGTTTAAAGATACGTTTCACGATGcctatatgaaacattttctaTCAAGATTTCCGTACGATGAACCAAAGCCACTTATTAATGAATCCAGAAAGCgtcaaaaagatttttctcAAACGGAATTTACAGAAGGATGTTTAGAACAGAATTTGGGACTTTGTCAAATTCAAGCATGGTTTACGTCACTGTTTAGCCATAACAAGCAATTTTCCAAATCTACTAAGACTCACTGTGCATccattataagatatttaaatg aTGCTATTGAAAATTGGTGCGACTCATCTGTGTTACCGCAACTAACTAACCTTTTAAGAACTTTATTCTTGAAAGCCGGTCCAGTTTGGCATGCCAACTGTATTAATTTAAGTCATACTCTAAGATTGATTATTGAGGCATCTTCTCGTTTATCTAAGAAAGAATCGCAATCGCATTTCTATCTGATTATTAGTGATATTATGTTGGAAAGTGATTTAAATGAGTTACAGAG AGAGAGTGCGTTTAAAAACTTTGTTGCCATATTACCGAGTTTACTCTTGGAACCAAGCATAGATGACGTCGTTATACGTATGATTGGTCAAATAGTTGCACGTTTTAAGGAATGGATCCAGAAAGAATTAATGGCTAAGCAAGAATCTATTATCG cgaatattaacaaaatcgaAATTATAGGTTCACACGATGATAAACAATCCAGGCTCATGATCTGTAatctattttactttttagatTCGCAGatttactattaa
- the LOC105841004 gene encoding probable cation-transporting ATPase 13A3 translates to MIDTNGVNDYKKSNVLWQKIDTDRNEHLHIYGFEKSSLRTTLTYVLYILSLGLVRLLFHWYPRLHLYATHKKCALSCATKILAIDNYQGYKSYFVQDVREISTKNISVNSLSITLGAVEQDLLEKIKDKKLKINLENGTRCEIHEYKAFWFKKKCYIWDATKNIFSRLVGLDNGTMCSNLHLSRSNGLSKEEQLLRRIVYGNNDIVVPLQSIGILLLLEVLNPFYIFQVFTLCVWFAEGYLYYTIAIVLMSLFGITSSIVQTRKNQVNLRSTVASSENVRVLRDSGIFENISSKELVPGDLIELPKYQTTLVCDAVLLTGQCILNESMLTGESVPVMKTSLPLRHTLYDAKEYTYHTLYSGTTIIQTKYHGDQPVLARVIRTGFLTSRGALIAAILYPPPADFKFDKDSYKFIGILAFIATCGFIYTVITKVSRGSVAGDIVIKALDIITIVIPPALPAAMTVGKLYAQARLKREQIYCINNRIINVSGSINCVCFDKTGTLTEDGLDMWGVVACTNGILAKAETDVSKVKDHPLFEGMLVCHSLTLIDGELCGDPLDAKMFESTKWVLKDLECAHVDKYNSMSSIVVRSPENTSLTNNLNEITEIGIIQQYQFSSSLQRMSVIVQASGSNKFRAYTKGSPEMIINLSKTETVPKDISFILERFTKQGFRVIALGRRATIFKSSAEISKLSREMVEQDLEFLGLVILENRLKQPTAPVITELREANIRVVMITGDNIQTAVSVARECGILSIEEHIVDVTTATNEGKDRPEIIFNVQSQSPRLSSQDQNHSVSSTIKDIERGIASDNYRFALTGQTWQAMREYYPDLVDRVCVRSAVFARMNSDQKQQLVVELMRLGYYVAMCGDGANDCGALRAAHVGISLSKAESSVASPFTSRVPDVSCVPKIIREGRAALVTSFGIFKFMIAYSLTEFLSVIILYSIDSNLTDLQFLFIDICLIINFAFFFGKTRAYKYKLSKTTPMTSLLSFTPLLSLTAHMLIMIVFQATVYHAVRQFSWFIQFIPTSNTGYTCYENYSVFCVSMFQYITMAIVFSRGKPYRRAIYSNGAFMSSILLLTAICAYITVYPANWVVNALELIVPPVYNWRLVILALALANFFICFFIESFIIEYVIENTLKRKLYKPEKSKKRYLKIEYELKNCENWPKFKKQPILSILRKDGSQNISYCNNHCRSDAISNNQTTNDFSNSSKLSNGRIDKKNQQGFENFGFTNDQV, encoded by the exons ATGATTGATACTAATG GGGTAAATGATTACAAAAAGTCGAATGTTTTATGGCAGAAAATTGATACTGATCGAAATGAACATCTG CATATTTATGGATTCGAGAAAAGTTCGCTGAGGACCACTCTgacatatgtattatatatattatctcttGGATTGGTACGACTATTGTTTCATTGGTATCCTCGGCTACATCTGTATGCGACTCATAAAAAGTGTGCTTTAAGTTGTGCAACAAAAATACTCGCAATA GATAATTATCAAGGATACAAGTCGTATTTTGTACAAGATGTTCGAGAAATttctactaaaaatataag TGTAAACAGCTTGTCGATCACTTTGGGTGCCGTTGAACAAGATCTCTTAGAGAAAATCAaggacaaaaaattaaaaattaatttagaaaatggtACGCGTTGTGAGATTCACGAATACAAGGCTTTTtggtttaaaaagaaatgttatatCTGGGAcgctacaaaaaatattttctcgagGCTCGTAGGACTTGACAATGGTACAATGTGTTCCAATCTGCATCTCTCGCGCAGCAATGGCTTGTCCAAGGAAGAGCAATTACTTAG GCGTATCGTCTACGGAAATAACGACATTGTTGTTCCACTTCAGAGTATCGGCATATTACTACTGCTAGAAGTTTTAAAcccattttacatttttcaagtGTTTACCTTGTGCGTATGGTTTGCGGAGGGCTATCTATATTATACTATCGCTATAGTGTTAATGTCACTGTTTGGCATAACGAGCTCTATAGTACAAACGCGTAAG AACCAAGTAAACCTGCGTAGTACCGTCGCATCGTCAGAAAATGTACGTGTACTTCGCGACAGTGGTATTTTCGAGAATATCTCCAGTAAGGAATTGGTACCCGGTGATCTTATAGAATTACCAAAATATCAAACGACTCTCGTGTGCGACGCGGTTTTATTAACTGGACAGTGTATATTAAACGAATCCATGTTAACGG GCGAGTCTGTACCTGTAATGAAAACGTCATTACCATTACGCCATACATTGTACGATGCTAAAGAGTATACGTATCACACGTTGTACAGTGGTACTACTATAATACAAACCAA ATATCACGGCGACCAACCGGTTCTCGCGAGGGTAATCAGAACTGGTTTTCTAACCAGCAGAGGTGCTCTGATCGCTGCCATATTATATCCACCTCCAGCGGATTTCAAATTTGATaaagattcatataaatttattggcaTTTTGGCATTTATCGCAACTTGTGGCTTTATATACACCGTAATAACCAAG GTCTCGAGAGGAAGTGTAGCTGGCGATATAGTGATAAAAGCACTAGATATCATTACGATAGTCATACCGCCGGCATTACCAGCCGCGATGACCGTAGGAAAACTATATGCCCAAGCGAGATTGAAACGTGAACAAATCTACTGTATTAATAACAGGATCATAAATGTTTCCGGCAGCATAAATTGCGTATGTTTCGATAAG ACGGGAACATTGACAGAGGATGGATTGGACATGTGGGGCGTTGTAGCATGTACAAACGGCATACTTGCCAAGGCTGAGACAGACGTATCCAAGGTCAAAGATCATCCTCTTTTCGAAGGAATGTTAGTTTGTCACAGTTTGACACTTATCGATGGAGAACTTTGCGGAGATCCCTTGGACGCAAAG ATGTTCGAAAGTACCAAATGGGTACTGAAAGATTTAGAATGCGCGCAcgtagataaatataattcgaTGTCATCAATCGTCGTAAGATCACCGGAGAACACAAGCTTAACGAACAATCTGAACGAAATTACGGAGATTGGTATAATACAGCAATATCAATTCTCGAGTTCTTTACAACGAATGTCCGTTATCGTACAAGCATCAGGATCGAATAAGTTCAGAGCTTATACAAAAGGCTCTCCCGAGATGATAATCAATCTAAGCAAGACGGAAACAGTACCGAAGGACATTTCGTTCATCTTGGAGCGATTCACCAAACAGGGATTTCGTGTGATAGCTTTGGGCCGCAGAGCGACAATTTTCAAAAGTAGTGCAGAG ATATCGAAACTATCTCGAGAAATGGTTGAACAAGATTTGGAATTCTTAGGACTAGTCATTCTGGAGAATCGATTGAAGCAACCGACGGCACCAGTGATTACGGAACTGAGGGAAGCTAACATACGCGTGGTGATGATTACAG GAGATAATATTCAGACTGCGGTGAGCGTCGCTAGAGAATGCGGAATACTTTCGATTGAAGAACACATCGTGGATGTGACTACAGCCACCAATGAAGGAAAAGATCGTCCAGAGATTATTTTCAAcgttcaatctcaatctccaAGATTG AGCTCGCAAGATCAAAATCACTCGGTGTCATCGACGATCAAAGATATAGAACGTGGTATAGCCAGTGATAATTATAGATTTGCCTTAACGGGTCAAACGTGGCAAGCGATGCGAGAATATTATCCCGATCTCGTAGACCGTGTTTGCGTACGGAGCGCGGTATTTGCCAGAATGAATAGCGATCAGAAGCAACAATTGGTCGTGGAGCTAATGCGACTCGGTTATTATGTAG CCATGTGTGGAGACGGCGCTAATGATTGCGGAGCATTAAGAGCCGCACACGTCGGTATATCTCTCTCCAAAGCAGAATCCAG CGTGGCCAGTCCCTTCACATCAAGAGTACCCGATGTAAGTTGCGTTCCGAAAATAATACGGGAAGGACGCGCCGCTTTAGTCACGTCAtttggaatttttaaatttatgatcgCGTATTCCCTTACCGAATTTTTGTCCGTCATAATATTGTACTCCATAGATTCGAACTTGACAGatctacaatttttgtttatcgATATCTGTTTAATCATTAACTTTGCCTTTTTCTTCGGCAAAACTCGCGCATATAAGTACAAGTTATCCAAAACAACACCGATGACGAGTCTGCTAAGCTTCACTCCTCTCTTATCTTTAACCGCACACATGTTGATAATGATCGTATTTCAAGCAACAGTGTATCACGCCGTTCGACAATTTTCATGGTTTATCCAATTCATTCCTACCAGCAACACCGGATATACATGTTATGAAAACTATTCGGTCTTTTGTGTTTCTATGTTTCAATACATAACGATGGCAATTGTATTTTCACGCGGAAAGCCCTACAGACGCGCGATCTACTCGAACGGCGCATTTATGTCTTCCATACTTTTATTAACGGCCATATGCGCATATATTACGGTTTATCCCGCAAATTGGGTAGTGAATGCGTTAGAGTTGATCGTACCACCCGTCTACAATTGGAGGCTCGTTATCCTAGCGCTCGCTCTAGCCAACTTTTTCATTTGCTTTTTTATCGAGAGCTTTATAATAGAGTACGTCATTGAAAACACCttgaagagaaaattatataaaccggaaaaatctaaaaaacgATATCTAAAGATTGAATACGAATTAAAGAATTGCGAAAATTGGCCGAAATTTAAGAAACAACCAATATTATCTATTCTGCGAAAAGATGGCtcgcaaaatatttcatactgTAATAATCATTGTCGGAGCGATGCAATTTCGAACAATCAAACAACGAATGATTTTAGCAATTCTAGCAAGCTTTCGAATGGGCGAATCGATAAGAAAAATCAACAaggatttgaaaattttggcTTTACCAATGACCAAGTATAG